One Salvia splendens isolate huo1 chromosome 12, SspV2, whole genome shotgun sequence genomic window carries:
- the LOC121757386 gene encoding (-)-isopiperitenol/(-)-carveol dehydrogenase, mitochondrial-like codes for MSNNLTKKKLQGKVAIVTGGASGLGETTARALADHGARAVVIADIQPEKGLAVAESIGLERCSYVQCDVTDEEQVEAMIGWTATTYGGLDVMFSNAGTATRLPQTILDLDMTEYDRVMRVNARSMAVCVKHAARKMVELRTRGAIVCMGSLAAVMAMVNSTDYMMSKCPTLGLMECASLQLGKHGIRVNSVSPGLVYTPLAEEKGYALEDMEKFIGPYKSLKGATLTAEHVADAVAFLASDEAALVTGVNLVVDGGMIAAPFLE; via the coding sequence ATGTCAAACAATTTGACGAAGAAAAAGCTTCAAGGCAAAGTAGCCATCGTGACAGGCGGCGCCAGCGGCCTCGGCGAGACCACCGCCCGCGCCCTGGCGGACCACGGTGCACGCGCGGTGGTGATCGCCGACATCCAGCCCGAAAAGGGCCTCGCCGTGGCGGAATCCATCGGGCTGGAGCGGTGCAGCTATGTTCAGTGCGACGTGACGGACGAGGAGCAGGTCGAGGCCATGATAGGATGGACGGCGACGACCTACGGCGGCCTCGACGTGATGTTCAGCAACGCTGGCACCGCCACCAGACTCCCTCAGACAATACTGGACTTGGACATGACAGAGTACGACCGTGTGATGCGCGTGAACGCGCGTAGCATGGCCGTGTGCGTGAAGCACGCGGCGCGTAAGATGGTGGAATTGAGGACCAGAGGGGCTATCGTCTGCATGGGCAGTCTGGCGGCGGTGATGGCGATGGTGAACTCGACGGACTATATGATGTCCAAGTGTCCGACGCTGGGGCTGATGGAGTGCGCGAGCTTGCAGCTCGGGAAGCACGGGATTCGGGTGAACAGCGTGTCGCCCGGGCTGGTGTACACGCCGCTAGCCGAGGAGAAGGGGTATGCGTTGGAGGATATGGAGAAATTTATTGGGCCCTACAAGAGCTTGAAAGGGGCGACGCTCACGGCCGAGCATGTGGCGGACGCGGTGGCGTTTCTGGCTTCGGATGAGGCGGCGTTGGTCACCGGAGTTAATTTGGTGGTGGATGGTGGGATGATTGCCGCGCCATTCCTTGAATAA